In Populus alba chromosome 9, ASM523922v2, whole genome shotgun sequence, a genomic segment contains:
- the LOC118058901 gene encoding transcription factor bHLH63 isoform X1, which produces MINRALLPAGGGENMLHFTDITVLERQRACIKWQQEQQQQQQVLQQQQEISYFTELTGVFQQAGFHEGGLSEVVTRSVKPDPGLVDNGWNNDHVVGFGVGPPYNNGSGFELNYGSISRTSSCPPPPVAAVAAATVKGSESVVSDKISYGVGRESSKKRKVDDIQNNSKVDAEEDTRDKRIKGCAEEGESKITEKNNNKNGRNNNTNKNNNSNKESSAGNSKDNSKVTEVQKPDYIHVRARRGQATDSHSLAERVRREKISERMKYLQDLVPGCNKITGKAGMLDEIINYVQSLQRQVEFLSMKLAAVNPRLDFNVDNLFAREQAFPACSVNFPTIGMSSDMTNPAYLQFNPAQQQLVTCCGLDMGIDPPDMGFKSTTSSPESIPETFLDSSCFTQAHPPPAWDADLQNPYNVAIDQGRQASFPTQPFTGSIEASNLKMEM; this is translated from the exons ATGATCAATAGAGCATTGTTACCAGCTGGTGGTGGAGAGAATATGTTGCACTTTACTGACATAACGGTGCTCGAGAGACAAAGAGCTTGTATCAAATGGCAACaagaacagcagcagcagcaacaggtTCTACAACAACAGCAAGAGATTAGTTATTTTACTGAACTGACCGGTGTGTTTCAACAAGCTGGGTTTCATGAGGGTGGTTTAAGTGAGGTGGTGACCCGGTCTGTGAAACCTGACCCGGGTTTGGTGGATAATGGTTGGAATAATGACCATGTTGTGGGGTTTGGTGTTGGCCCGCCGTATAATAATGGGTCGGGTTTTGAGTTGAATTATGGTTCCATTTCTAGGACTTCTAGCTGCCCGCCGCCGCCGGTCGCTGCAGTGGCAGCGGCTACAGTGAAAGGCTCAGAGTCTGTTGTGTCAGATAAGATTAGTTACGGGGTTGGAAGAGAGAGTTCCAAGAAGAGAAAGGTTGATGATATACAAAACAACTCAAAg GTTGATGCAGAAGAAGACACCAGGGACAAAAGGATCAAAGGATGTGCAGAGGAAGGAGAGTCAAAGATCACAgagaaaaataacaacaaaaacggTCGCAACAATAAcaccaacaaaaacaataacagtaaCAAAGAAAGTTCTGCTGGGAATTCAAAGGACAATTCCAAAGTAACTGAGGTTCAAAAGCCGGATTACATTCATGTCAGGGCACGTCGCGGTCAAGCTACTGACAGCCACAGCTTAGCTGAAAGA GTGAGGAGGGAAAAAATCAGTGAAAGAATGAAGTATCTTCAAGATTTGGTACCAGGGTGTAACAAAATCACTGGTAAGGCAGGCATGCTTGATGAGATCATTAACTATGTTCAATCACTTCAGAGACAAGTAGAG TTCTTGTCAATGAAACTAGCTGCTGTAAATCCAAGGCTTGACTTCAACGTTGACAACTTATTTGCCAGAGAG CAGGCCTTTCCTGCTTGTTCAGTCAATTTTCCCACCATTGGGATGTCATCAGATATGACTAATCCTGCATACCTTCAGTTTAATCCTGCACAGCAACAATTAGTTACATGCTGTGGATTGGATATGGGGATAGATCCTCCTGATATGGGGTTTAAGAGCACCACCAGTTCTCCTGAATCTATTCCCGAAACATTTCTTGACTCATCCTGCTTCACT CAAGCCCATCCCCCACCAGCTTGGGATGCTGATCTGCAAAATCCTTACAATGTAGCTATTGATCAAGGAAGACAAGCATCCTTCCCAACTCAGCCATTTACAG GTTCTATTGAAGCTAGCAATCTGAAGATGGAGATGTGA
- the LOC118058901 gene encoding transcription factor bHLH63 isoform X2, with amino-acid sequence MINRALLPAGGGENMLHFTDITVLERQRACIKWQQEQQQQQQVLQQQQEISYFTELTGVFQQAGFHEGGLSEVVTRSVKPDPGLVDNGWNNDHVVGFGVGPPYNNGSGFELNYGSISRTSSCPPPPVAAVAAATVKGSESVVSDKISYGVGRESSKKRKVDDIQNNSKVDAEEDTRDKRIKGCAEEGESKITEKNNNKNGRNNNTNKNNNSNKESSAGNSKDNSKVTEVQKPDYIHVRARRGQATDSHSLAERVRREKISERMKYLQDLVPGCNKITGKAGMLDEIINYVQSLQRQVEFLSMKLAAVNPRLDFNVDNLFAREAFPACSVNFPTIGMSSDMTNPAYLQFNPAQQQLVTCCGLDMGIDPPDMGFKSTTSSPESIPETFLDSSCFTQAHPPPAWDADLQNPYNVAIDQGRQASFPTQPFTGSIEASNLKMEM; translated from the exons ATGATCAATAGAGCATTGTTACCAGCTGGTGGTGGAGAGAATATGTTGCACTTTACTGACATAACGGTGCTCGAGAGACAAAGAGCTTGTATCAAATGGCAACaagaacagcagcagcagcaacaggtTCTACAACAACAGCAAGAGATTAGTTATTTTACTGAACTGACCGGTGTGTTTCAACAAGCTGGGTTTCATGAGGGTGGTTTAAGTGAGGTGGTGACCCGGTCTGTGAAACCTGACCCGGGTTTGGTGGATAATGGTTGGAATAATGACCATGTTGTGGGGTTTGGTGTTGGCCCGCCGTATAATAATGGGTCGGGTTTTGAGTTGAATTATGGTTCCATTTCTAGGACTTCTAGCTGCCCGCCGCCGCCGGTCGCTGCAGTGGCAGCGGCTACAGTGAAAGGCTCAGAGTCTGTTGTGTCAGATAAGATTAGTTACGGGGTTGGAAGAGAGAGTTCCAAGAAGAGAAAGGTTGATGATATACAAAACAACTCAAAg GTTGATGCAGAAGAAGACACCAGGGACAAAAGGATCAAAGGATGTGCAGAGGAAGGAGAGTCAAAGATCACAgagaaaaataacaacaaaaacggTCGCAACAATAAcaccaacaaaaacaataacagtaaCAAAGAAAGTTCTGCTGGGAATTCAAAGGACAATTCCAAAGTAACTGAGGTTCAAAAGCCGGATTACATTCATGTCAGGGCACGTCGCGGTCAAGCTACTGACAGCCACAGCTTAGCTGAAAGA GTGAGGAGGGAAAAAATCAGTGAAAGAATGAAGTATCTTCAAGATTTGGTACCAGGGTGTAACAAAATCACTGGTAAGGCAGGCATGCTTGATGAGATCATTAACTATGTTCAATCACTTCAGAGACAAGTAGAG TTCTTGTCAATGAAACTAGCTGCTGTAAATCCAAGGCTTGACTTCAACGTTGACAACTTATTTGCCAGAGAG GCCTTTCCTGCTTGTTCAGTCAATTTTCCCACCATTGGGATGTCATCAGATATGACTAATCCTGCATACCTTCAGTTTAATCCTGCACAGCAACAATTAGTTACATGCTGTGGATTGGATATGGGGATAGATCCTCCTGATATGGGGTTTAAGAGCACCACCAGTTCTCCTGAATCTATTCCCGAAACATTTCTTGACTCATCCTGCTTCACT CAAGCCCATCCCCCACCAGCTTGGGATGCTGATCTGCAAAATCCTTACAATGTAGCTATTGATCAAGGAAGACAAGCATCCTTCCCAACTCAGCCATTTACAG GTTCTATTGAAGCTAGCAATCTGAAGATGGAGATGTGA
- the LOC118058902 gene encoding universal stress protein PHOS32 codes for MEVLQEDEEYNWREVRLPSMTRVEPEPELEREKGERRRGRDILIAIDHGPNSKHAFDWALIHLCRLADTIHLVHAVSSVQNTVVYETSQQLLEKLAVEALQVAMVSSVARIVEGDAGKIICKEAARLKPAAVVMGTRGRGLVQSFLQGSASEYCFHHCKVAPVIIVPGKEAGDESLI; via the exons ATGGAGGTACTGCAAGAAGATGAAGAGTACAACTGGAGAGAAGTGAGACTGCCTTCAATGACTCGAGTAGAACCCGAACCAGAGctagaaagagagaaaggggaaagaagaagaggcaGAGACATACTTATAGCGATTGATCATGGGCCAAATAGCAAGCATGCTTTTGATTGGGCATTGATTCACCTTTGCAGACTGGCTGACACCATCCATCTTGTCCACGCTGTCTCCA GTGTGCAAAATACTGTTGTTTACGAGACAAGCCAGCAGCTCTTGGAGAAGCTTGCTGTGGAGGCTTTGCAGGTTGCCATG GTGAGTTCTGTGGCTCGGATTGTGGAAGGGGATGCTGGTAAGATAATTTGCAAGGAAGCAGCAAGGCTAAAGCCTGCAGCAGTGGTGATGGGTACCAGAGGCAGAGGCTTagttcaaag TTTTCTTCAGGGTAGTGCGAGTGAATATTGCTTTCACCACTGTAAAGTAGCGCCTGTTATAATTGTTCCCGGGAAAG AAGCTGGAGATGAATCATTGATATAA
- the LOC118058903 gene encoding uncharacterized protein: MGMSVFLKLIDFILFFFFLVIAVAAPLIDAQTCLPLTFFPDFLINLKQWYGHHYGDYLIIEKPHFFVGLVWLELLFQWPLSLLNLYAFLASKSWCNTTCLIYGASVLTSMVAILAELLGSGKASNDLLMMYSPFLGLGVLCILRGLIQNSSKTSGSRPKSSRIPALARKKKA; the protein is encoded by the exons atgggTATGAGTGTTTTTTTGAAGCTTATAGACTTtatacttttcttcttctttctggtGATAGCAGTGGCTGCGCCATTAATTGATGCTCAGACTTGTCTGCCTCTCACTTTCTTCCCTGATTTCTTGATCAATCTTAAGCAATGGTACGGCCACCATTATGGTGACTATCTAATCATCGAGAAGCCCCATTTCTTCGTTGGCCTTGTCTGGCTCGAGCTTCTCTTTCAGTGGCCTCTTTCTCTCCTCAATTTGTACGCTTTTTTGGCTTCCAAATCCTGGTGTAACACCACTTGCTTGATCTATGGTGCCTCTGTTCTCACCTCCAtg GTTGCTATATTAGCAGAGCTATTGGGGTCTGGCAAGGCATCTAATGATTTACTGATGATGTACTCCCCCTTCCTGGGTCTTGGTGTGCTGTGCATTTTGCGTGGGCTAATTCAAAATTCTTCCAAGACTAGTGGTTCACGGCCTAAAAGTAGTAGGATACCTGCATTGGCTAGGAAAAAGAAAGcttga
- the LOC118058906 gene encoding syntaxin-112 — protein MNDLMTKSFLDYVDLKKQAIEHIQPEPDLEMGKLDSTDERNLSKFFEEVKAIKIDMEEITNLLIDLQDLKEESRSAHSAKFLKGIRDRINSDMVTILRKAKKIKSRLESLDQSNVANRRLSKVYKEGSSVDRTRVSVTNGLRVKLRDMMHDFQALRENILKDHKEGLKRTYYNETGEHPTEEMIEKIILRGEKERVFEGKAELVMENLERHEALKEIQRSLTELHRVFLDMAILVEIQGDEINVIEESVASAANHISGGTHGLYYAEQMKRRGSHWGCWIGVCSC, from the coding sequence ATGAATGATTTAATGACCAAGTCGTTTCTCGATTACGTAGACCTCAAAAAACAAGCCATTGAACACATCCAACCCGAACCAGACCTTGAGATGGGGAAATTAGACTCCACTGATGAGCGAAACCTCTCCAAATTCTTTGAAGAAGTGAAGGCTATCAAGATTGACATGGAAGAGATCACCAATCTCCTTATCGATCTTCAGGACTTGAAAGAAGAGTCAAGATCCGCCCACAGTGCAAAATTTTTGAAAGGAATTAGAGACAGAATAAACTCAGATATGGTTACTATTCTTCGAAAAGCCAAGAAGATTAAGTCAAGATTGGAATCTCTTGACCAGTCTAATGTTGCTAATCGTAGATTGTCGAAGGTTTATAAAGAAGGTAGCTCTGTTGATCGAACTCGGGTTTCAGTGACTAATGGCTTGCGAGTCAAGTTAAGAGACATGATGCATGATTTTCAAGCGTTGAGAGAAAACATTTTGAAAGATCACAAAGAGGGTCTTAAAAGGACGTACTATAATGAGACCGGTGAGCACCCAACTGAGGAAATGATAGAGAAGATAATTTTAAGAggtgagaaagagagagttttTGAAGGGAAAGCAGAATTGGTGATGGAGAATCTAGAGAGGCATGAGGCCTTGAAGGAGATACAGAGGAGCTTGACTGAGTTGCATCGAGTGTTTCTTGATATGGCTATCTTGGTAGAGATTCAAGGTGATGAGATTAATGTTATTGAAGAGAGTGTGGCTAGTGCTGCTAATCATATCAGTGGTGGGACTCATGGACTCTACTACGCTGAACAAATGAAGAGAAGGGGAAGCCATTGGGGTTGCTGGATTGGGGTTTGTTCTTGCTGA
- the LOC118058905 gene encoding probable pinoresinol-lariciresinol reductase 3, producing MDEKKSKVLIIGATGNLGYHLAQFSLKFSHPTFVLVRDSAPNDPVKAQKLQSLSNCGATLIKGSLEDEKSLVGAVKQVEVVICSIPSKHVLEQMVLVRVIKEAGCIKRFIPSEFGADPDRIQISDMDYNFYLRKAEIRRLVEAEGIPYTYICCNFFTSYLLPSLVQPGLKTPPRDKIRVFGDGNVKAVFVKEQDVAAFTICSMDDPRTLNKVLYLRPPGNVYSMNELVEIWESKIGKKLEKIYVPEDELLMKIKETPYPDNMQMIFIYSAFVKGDHTYFDIDSHSGAEGTQLYPNVKYATISEFLETLL from the exons atggaTGAGAAGAAGAGCAAAGTACTAATAATAGGAGCAACAGGAAATTTAGGATACCATTTAGCACAATTTAGCCTGAAATTCTCACACCCCACTTTTGTTCTTGTTAGAGACTCTGCTCCTAATGACCCTGTTAAAGCACAAAAGCTTCAGTCTTTGTCCAATTGTGGTGCCACACTCATAAAG GGGTCATTGGAGGATGAGAAGAGTCTTGTGGGGGCAGTGAAGCAAGTAGAAGTGGTGATATGTTCAATCCCATCAAAACATGTTCTTGAACAGATGGTACTTGTTAGAGTTATTAAAGAAGCTGGGTGCATCAAG AGGTTTATTCCTTCTGAATTTGGAGCCGATCCAGATAGAATTCAAATATCTGACATGGACTACAACTTCTACTTGCGGAAAGCTGAGATTCGGCGTCTTGTTGAAGCTGAAGGCATTCCCTATACTTACATCTGCTGCAATTTCTTTACAAGCTATTTACTTCCGTCTTTAGTTCAACCGGGGTTAAAGACTCCACCCAGGGACAAGATCAGAGTGTTTGGAGATGGGAATGTTAAAG CTGTCTTTGTGAAGGAACAGGATGTTGCTGCCTTCACAATATGTTCAATGGATGACCCACGTACATTGAACAAGGTGCTATATTTGAGGCCTCCAGGAAATGTTTACTCGATGAACGAACTGGTTGAGATTTGGGAGAGTAAGATTGGGAAGAAGCTTGAGAAGATTTATGTACCAGAAGATGAGCTGCTTATGAAAATCAAAG AGACTCCATATCCGGACAACATGCAGATGATTTTCATATACTCTGCATTTGTAAAAGGAGATCACACATACTTTGACATTGATTCTCACAGTGGAGCAGAAGGGACACAACTATATCCAAATGTGAAATACGCTACAATCAGCGAGTTTTTGGAGACCTTGTTGTAA
- the LOC118058907 gene encoding auxin-responsive protein IAA31-like translates to MSHPSTELSLALYNPAKDSISNTRFEGTLPVDNKNKRIRSSLFVKVCLDGNSMCRKLDLLAHDGYSSLITTLGHMFNTTTLYPEAVCIHAQRHHHVLTYIDREGDWMLAGDVPWEMFLASVKKLMITRTSGVFLGSSIQIQDSASS, encoded by the exons ATGTCACATCCTAGCACTGAACTTAGTCTCGCCCTCTACAATCCTGCCAAGGACTCTATTTCGAACACAAG GTTCGAAGGTACTCTCCCTGTAGATAACAAGAACAAACGCATACGTTCCTCTTTATTCGTCAAGGTTTGCTTGGATGGCAATTCAATGTGCAGAAAATTAGATCTCCTGGCACATGATGGCTACAGTTCTTTGATTACTACTCTTGGCCACATGTTTAATACCACTACTCTAT ACCCTGAAGCTGTTTGTATTCATGCACAAAGGCATCATCATGTCCTGACATATATAGATAGGGAAGGAGATTGGATGCTGGCAGGAGATGTCCCATGGGA GATGTTCTTGGCCTCAGTGAAGAAACTGATGATTACAAGAACATCCGGTGTATTTCTGGGCAGCTcgattcaaattcaagatagcGCCAGTTCTTAA